In Flavobacteriales bacterium, the following proteins share a genomic window:
- a CDS encoding WxcM-like domain-containing protein, with translation MVDQVTVRDLKVIADDRGDVKHMMKSTDDTFHQFGEIYFSTILPGKVKAWHKNKTTTVNYAVITGNIKLVVYDGVSSREFFIGEDNHQLVTIPPNVWRGFTTVGNEKAIVADLTDHPYNPNDLVRAESDELIDCW, from the coding sequence ATGGTAGACCAAGTTACCGTTAGAGACTTAAAAGTTATTGCCGACGATCGCGGTGATGTTAAGCACATGATGAAATCGACTGATGATACATTTCATCAATTTGGAGAGATCTACTTTTCTACAATATTGCCTGGCAAAGTAAAAGCATGGCATAAGAACAAAACCACTACCGTTAATTACGCCGTTATTACTGGCAATATAAAACTCGTTGTTTACGATGGAGTGAGTTCAAGAGAGTTTTTTATTGGTGAGGATAACCACCAATTGGTTACTATTCCCCCAAACGTATGGAGAGGGTTTACTACTGTTGGAAATGAGAAGGCAATCGTAGCCGACTTAACCGACCACCCTTACAATCCAAACGATTTGGTTAGAGCAGAAAGCGATGAGTTAATCGATTGCTGGTAG
- a CDS encoding aspartyl/asparaginyl beta-hydroxylase domain-containing protein → MKLDHEFYKLPFTFDVEKLQEEVAQFTIEDWTDRGAKSFEGNTAIQLVSTDGEMNDSFNGPMETTDSLEKCPYIKQVIAQFDQVVGRSRLMRVAPGKTVPPHRDSQYHWYKRSRLHIPIFTSDKVRFLCNDKEINMKAGETWLLNTWELHSVHNDSDEFRVHLVVDFSPSGNFWDLLNMSYKPGYDSIELVDSKFVEFDEGGFCEILTEKYCVPLVMSAGEADGIMEFICREVQLDNRNNESDLAKFENLVRLFKSDWRAHWYRYGAEEVGMEIGTTMLRKYFNDFKNLGVQLVLPSGAPVLNVVKNLVFSKLVNMEQLGSEAV, encoded by the coding sequence ATGAAATTAGACCACGAATTTTACAAGCTCCCTTTTACTTTTGACGTTGAAAAACTCCAAGAGGAAGTAGCTCAATTTACCATTGAAGATTGGACAGATAGAGGGGCGAAATCGTTCGAGGGGAATACCGCCATACAGCTTGTAAGTACAGATGGGGAAATGAACGATTCTTTTAATGGTCCGATGGAAACAACAGACTCGCTTGAAAAATGCCCTTACATTAAACAGGTTATAGCCCAATTTGATCAAGTGGTTGGGCGTTCAAGACTTATGCGCGTTGCCCCAGGGAAAACAGTTCCGCCTCATCGTGATTCTCAATATCATTGGTACAAAAGAAGTAGGCTACATATTCCCATTTTCACCTCCGATAAAGTTCGCTTCTTGTGCAACGATAAGGAGATAAACATGAAGGCAGGAGAGACATGGCTTTTAAATACGTGGGAGTTACACAGCGTACATAACGATAGCGATGAGTTCAGAGTACATTTGGTAGTCGACTTTTCACCTTCTGGGAACTTTTGGGATTTGCTAAATATGTCCTACAAACCAGGTTACGATTCAATAGAACTTGTAGATAGCAAATTTGTTGAATTTGACGAAGGCGGTTTTTGCGAAATTCTTACAGAGAAGTATTGTGTTCCCTTGGTAATGTCTGCCGGCGAAGCGGATGGTATCATGGAGTTTATTTGCCGAGAGGTGCAGTTAGACAATAGAAACAATGAATCGGATTTGGCTAAGTTTGAAAACTTGGTAAGGCTTTTTAAAAGTGATTGGAGAGCACATTGGTATAGATATGGTGCGGAAGAGGTGGGAATGGAGATTGGAACTACTATGCTTCGGAAATACTTTAATGACTTTAAAAACTTGGGTGTGCAATTGGTATTGCCCTCCGGTGCGCCAGTTTTGAATGTCGTAAAGAATTTGGTTTTTTCTAAGTTGGTGAATATGGAGCAACTTGGATCGGAAGCGGTGTAG
- a CDS encoding sulfotransferase family 2 domain-containing protein, producing MAKTPVHFLHIGKTGGTALISTLKEVKETEEYLIRMHPHRVKLMTVPVGHKVVFFLRHPVNRFISSFYSRLLKGAPRHNLEWRPLEAEAFAIFKIANDLAEGLSSTDLSLKEKAENAMRNIFHVRNSFYDWVGDDDYFESRLDDILFIGNQSRMNDDFEKLKSILGVSKEVSLPTDDLASHRNTLEVDKNLSDIGRKNIEDWYSSDILFYSKWENGIYDWES from the coding sequence ATGGCGAAGACACCAGTTCATTTTTTACACATCGGCAAGACTGGCGGAACGGCACTTATTAGTACGTTAAAGGAAGTTAAAGAAACAGAAGAATACTTGATTAGAATGCATCCGCATCGAGTTAAACTGATGACTGTTCCTGTAGGTCATAAAGTAGTTTTCTTTCTTCGTCATCCTGTAAATAGATTTATAAGCTCATTTTATTCAAGATTGCTAAAAGGTGCACCAAGACATAATTTGGAATGGCGACCATTAGAGGCAGAGGCATTTGCCATATTTAAAATCGCGAACGATCTCGCCGAAGGTTTAAGTTCTACGGATCTATCTCTTAAGGAAAAAGCCGAAAATGCGATGCGAAATATTTTCCATGTTCGTAATTCATTTTATGATTGGGTGGGGGATGATGATTATTTCGAATCTCGTTTGGATGATATACTGTTCATTGGGAACCAGTCTAGAATGAATGATGATTTTGAAAAACTGAAGAGTATTCTAGGTGTTTCCAAAGAGGTTAGTCTCCCTACAGATGACTTAGCTTCTCATCGTAACACATTAGAAGTAGATAAGAATCTTTCGGATATTGGAAGAAAAAATATTGAAGATTGGTACAGTAGCGATATTTTATTTTATTCCAAATGGGAAAATGGAATATATGATTGGGAAAGTTAA
- a CDS encoding DUF1456 family protein, giving the protein MGLTNNDIIKKLRVALKLRDEDIVDILKLVDFNISKSELGAFFRKEDHPKYMELQDQILRNFLNGLVIYKRGPREDKRTPTNTPNKINKKFN; this is encoded by the coding sequence ATGGGATTGACAAATAATGATATCATCAAGAAATTAAGGGTTGCATTGAAATTGAGGGATGAGGATATCGTAGATATATTAAAGCTGGTAGATTTTAATATATCTAAAAGTGAACTAGGTGCGTTTTTCAGGAAAGAGGATCATCCTAAATACATGGAGCTTCAAGATCAAATTCTTCGTAATTTCTTAAATGGATTGGTAATCTACAAACGTGGACCAAGAGAGGATAAAAGAACACCAACTAATACTCCAAACAAAATCAATAAGAAGTTTAACTAA
- a CDS encoding MFS transporter codes for MTEQEAKKKKKENALVNIAVNVIIPSVIMSKFSNEEYFGEVNGLLIALTFPLGYGIRELLIHKKFNVFSILGLVSVLLTGGIGLLSLDRKWMVIKETAIPLIIGVVVIASQRTNYKLVPKLFSSFMDFDKIKNAFLEKGEGGAFQKKINFSSYLIGGSFFLSALLNYLLAVWILVGDPGSAEFNESLGKMTALSFPVIAIPMMVVTGLILYDLISMIKKVTGLEMEDFIKTE; via the coding sequence ATGACTGAACAAGAAGCCAAAAAAAAGAAGAAGGAAAATGCATTAGTTAACATAGCTGTTAACGTAATTATCCCTTCGGTGATAATGTCAAAATTCAGCAATGAAGAGTATTTCGGAGAAGTTAATGGATTATTAATTGCTCTTACATTCCCTCTTGGATATGGGATTCGAGAATTATTGATTCATAAAAAGTTTAACGTATTCTCTATCCTTGGGTTAGTTTCTGTTCTATTAACTGGCGGGATCGGTCTTTTAAGTTTAGATCGGAAATGGATGGTAATTAAAGAAACTGCCATTCCGTTGATTATAGGTGTCGTAGTTATAGCCTCTCAGCGTACCAATTACAAGCTGGTCCCTAAACTGTTTAGTTCGTTTATGGACTTTGACAAAATTAAAAATGCCTTTCTAGAAAAAGGTGAAGGAGGTGCCTTCCAAAAGAAAATTAATTTTTCATCTTATTTAATCGGTGGATCGTTCTTTCTTTCGGCATTATTAAATTATTTATTAGCCGTTTGGATTCTAGTTGGCGACCCTGGGAGTGCTGAATTTAATGAGAGCTTAGGAAAAATGACAGCACTAAGTTTTCCTGTAATTGCAATACCAATGATGGTAGTAACTGGATTAATCCTCTATGATTTAATCAGTATGATTAAAAAAGTCACTGGCTTAGAAATGGAGGATTTCATCAAGACAGAATAG